One region of Limnospira fusiformis SAG 85.79 genomic DNA includes:
- a CDS encoding chemotaxis protein CheW, translated as METKPYLMFKLGGLNYGVDGFLVQEIFSLPELTPIVEAAPELVGILNLRSELLSIIDLNIHFGLAYSQNPYAIDDIIIVLQLGDEKLGILVNEVCEVQMISSEDITSKIPYSMMVEIPSYHSSGSHHHAIAGYAEIEDQIIMIINPESLRDHIISDSPEIISDRSNSHRDSLGSETHRDDHDYPVPKNRKIPAFCPDATPEERQIFRERAENLRRKTEKDELSGLMSLAVIGLNGEYFGVNLSIIREFTDIHNVTPIPCTPPHIVGNMNLRGEIVTLVDIRGILGLPMDINGNSQKAAIVQVGEVVAGIIVNDIFDVTYLNPSAIKLVPAAVHSTQDEYLRGTAIYRDRQNPQAQNRMMSLLDLEKILVQETLVVNEEI; from the coding sequence ATGGAAACTAAACCTTATCTGATGTTTAAGTTGGGAGGATTGAATTATGGCGTAGATGGCTTCTTAGTTCAAGAGATTTTCTCCTTACCTGAACTCACCCCCATTGTCGAAGCAGCCCCCGAATTAGTAGGTATTCTGAATTTACGCAGTGAACTATTATCAATCATTGACTTAAATATTCATTTTGGACTTGCATATAGTCAAAATCCTTATGCAATTGATGATATTATTATTGTCCTACAGTTAGGTGATGAAAAGTTGGGAATTTTGGTGAATGAAGTGTGCGAAGTGCAGATGATTTCCTCCGAGGATATAACCAGTAAGATTCCCTATAGTATGATGGTAGAAATACCAAGTTACCATAGTTCCGGCTCTCATCATCATGCGATCGCTGGATATGCCGAAATTGAAGACCAGATTATTATGATCATAAATCCCGAATCTTTACGGGATCATATTATATCTGATAGTCCCGAAATTATCTCCGATCGCAGTAATTCTCATCGAGATAGTTTAGGGAGTGAAACTCATCGAGATGACCATGATTATCCAGTCCCCAAAAACCGTAAAATTCCCGCTTTCTGTCCTGACGCAACACCAGAAGAAAGGCAGATTTTTCGGGAACGTGCCGAGAATTTGAGGCGCAAGACCGAGAAAGATGAATTGTCCGGGTTAATGTCCTTGGCTGTCATTGGTTTAAACGGTGAATACTTTGGCGTAAATCTCTCGATTATTCGGGAATTTACCGATATTCATAATGTTACCCCTATTCCTTGCACGCCCCCTCATATCGTCGGTAATATGAACCTGCGGGGTGAAATTGTCACCTTGGTTGATATTAGGGGAATTTTGGGTCTACCAATGGATATTAACGGTAATTCTCAAAAAGCCGCGATCGTCCAAGTTGGTGAAGTAGTCGCCGGAATTATTGTTAATGATATTTTTGATGTCACCTATCTAAACCCCTCCGCTATTAAGCTAGTTCCCGCCGCTGTTCATTCTACCCAAGATGAATATTTACGAGGGACAGCAATTTATCGCGATCGCCAAAATCCCCAAGCACAAAACCGGATGATGAGTTTATTAGACCTCGAAAAAATCCTAGTCCAAGAAACCCTGGTAGTTAATGAAGAAATATAA
- a CDS encoding HAMP domain-containing methyl-accepting chemotaxis protein has protein sequence MMQRLTTKLYCGFFLIPATVILAISSYSVFSFWRIDSRIGTIYDDRVIPLQQIKNISDAYAIEIIDAVNKANSGLISTDAAFNIVNQAIETISLNWESYKNTELTPEEKAIANDIERLFLPAQNRISELQQVLERGNIEELAAFDGQLYDLIDPLTAKLKGLINLQLQVASIEREKARAVLNETLLLFGLLILVAIVIASPLGYFLSQSIANTFKQTIKAISESSTEIAVATEQHERIATEQAAAVSETTSTMDELGASSEAATQQAEAAVTGAKKALSLSESGQTAVNSTLEGMATLQDKVEGIAQQILRLSEQTNQIGNISQLVADLANQTNMLALNAAVEAVRAGEHGRGFGVVATEIRKLADESQKSAQKIGTLVSDIQTAINSTVMVTEEGTKTVRSNVDVAQKTAEAFLGVKEAVNDVVVNNQQISLNIKQQTLAINQVLEAMNSLKQGANETANGIGQTKKGMEQLKHIADELESII, from the coding sequence ATGATGCAAAGATTAACCACCAAACTTTACTGCGGTTTCTTCCTGATACCCGCCACAGTCATCCTAGCTATAAGTAGCTATTCGGTTTTTTCATTCTGGCGCATCGATTCGCGCATTGGCACTATCTATGATGATCGGGTTATACCCCTTCAGCAAATCAAAAATATCTCCGATGCCTATGCTATTGAGATAATTGATGCCGTCAATAAAGCCAATAGTGGCTTAATCAGCACCGATGCCGCCTTCAACATTGTTAATCAAGCCATAGAAACAATTAGCCTCAACTGGGAAAGTTATAAAAACACCGAATTAACACCCGAAGAAAAAGCGATCGCTAACGACATAGAGCGATTATTTCTTCCTGCCCAGAATCGCATTAGCGAACTGCAACAAGTTCTAGAAAGAGGCAATATAGAGGAATTAGCCGCCTTTGATGGACAATTGTATGATCTCATAGACCCCCTCACCGCCAAACTTAAGGGGTTAATTAATTTACAACTGCAGGTAGCCTCAATCGAAAGGGAGAAGGCTCGCGCCGTATTAAATGAAACCCTGTTATTATTTGGATTATTAATCTTAGTTGCCATAGTAATCGCCTCTCCCCTAGGCTACTTTTTAAGCCAGTCTATTGCTAATACCTTTAAACAAACCATTAAAGCTATTTCCGAGAGTTCCACAGAAATTGCTGTCGCCACAGAACAACATGAACGCATTGCTACAGAACAAGCAGCAGCCGTTAGCGAAACCACCTCCACCATGGATGAATTAGGAGCCTCCTCCGAAGCCGCTACCCAACAAGCAGAAGCCGCCGTCACCGGAGCGAAAAAGGCTTTATCCCTGTCCGAAAGTGGTCAAACTGCAGTTAATAGCACCTTAGAAGGGATGGCAACCCTCCAAGATAAAGTCGAGGGAATAGCCCAACAAATTCTCCGCCTCAGTGAACAGACCAATCAAATTGGTAACATCTCCCAATTAGTGGCTGATTTGGCTAATCAAACTAATATGTTAGCCCTAAATGCCGCTGTTGAAGCAGTACGAGCCGGAGAACATGGTCGCGGTTTTGGGGTAGTTGCCACCGAAATCCGCAAACTGGCTGATGAGAGTCAGAAATCCGCCCAAAAAATCGGTACTTTAGTTTCCGATATTCAGACCGCGATTAATTCCACCGTGATGGTCACAGAAGAGGGAACTAAAACAGTTCGCTCCAATGTTGATGTCGCCCAAAAAACTGCCGAAGCCTTTTTAGGTGTCAAAGAAGCAGTAAATGATGTAGTTGTGAATAATCAACAAATATCTCTGAATATTAAGCAACAAACCCTCGCCATTAATCAGGTTTTGGAAGCCATGAATTCCCTAAAGCAGGGAGCCAACGAAACCGCCAATGGTATCGGACAAACCAAAAAAGGCATGGAACAGCTAAAACATATAGCTGATGAGCTGGAGTCCATTATTTAG
- the cheB gene encoding chemotaxis-specific protein-glutamate methyltransferase CheB, whose protein sequence is MAIRVLLVEDSPVALIILKRILAECNDILVVGTARSGLEALSLIPQLQPDVICTDLHMPHMDGLEFTGEVMANFPKPILVISASVQAEDTYNVFQLLNAGAVDVFPKPKTGLASDYQQAGRELIHKIRVLAGVKVFTKHRRGATVKATSPAASPSYSGSRVNSPVAVPTPQKTSFSPQKKTSPHRSQSVRVVVIGASTGGPQALHTLLTQFSPQLPVPIICVQHISEGFLQGLVNWLNCQCSISVKIAQAGDLPQRGNVYFAPEGKHLEIDRNGRFLYSSSPALGGHRPSVTATMKSVANFYGSHTLGVLLTGMGRDGAEGMMEITQWGGITIAQNEESCVVFGMPREAIALGAASHILPVEAIAPLILNMINLGIKS, encoded by the coding sequence ATGGCGATTCGAGTTTTGCTGGTGGAAGATTCCCCAGTTGCTCTGATTATTCTCAAACGCATTTTGGCTGAATGCAACGATATTCTGGTTGTGGGTACTGCTCGCAGCGGTTTGGAGGCTTTGTCTTTAATTCCTCAATTGCAGCCAGATGTGATTTGCACAGATTTACATATGCCTCACATGGATGGCCTGGAATTTACTGGAGAGGTGATGGCTAATTTCCCTAAGCCGATTCTGGTAATTAGTGCATCTGTCCAGGCTGAGGATACTTACAATGTGTTTCAACTTCTCAATGCGGGGGCGGTTGATGTTTTTCCTAAGCCGAAAACTGGGCTGGCTTCTGACTATCAGCAAGCGGGTAGGGAACTGATCCATAAAATTAGAGTTCTGGCTGGGGTTAAGGTGTTTACTAAGCATCGACGGGGGGCTACTGTTAAGGCGACTTCCCCGGCGGCGAGTCCATCCTATTCGGGGAGCAGAGTTAATAGTCCGGTGGCGGTTCCTACTCCTCAGAAAACTTCTTTTTCCCCTCAGAAAAAGACTTCACCCCATCGCTCTCAATCTGTTCGGGTGGTGGTGATTGGTGCCTCTACGGGAGGACCCCAGGCTCTCCATACCCTTCTGACTCAGTTTTCCCCTCAGCTCCCGGTTCCGATTATCTGTGTTCAACATATTAGTGAGGGGTTTTTGCAGGGATTGGTCAATTGGTTGAATTGTCAGTGTTCTATATCGGTTAAAATTGCTCAGGCAGGAGATTTGCCTCAACGGGGAAATGTCTATTTCGCCCCGGAGGGGAAACACCTGGAAATCGATCGCAATGGTCGGTTTTTGTATTCTTCTAGTCCGGCTTTGGGGGGACATCGACCTTCGGTGACCGCAACTATGAAGTCTGTGGCTAATTTCTACGGTAGTCACACTCTGGGAGTATTATTAACGGGTATGGGCCGCGATGGGGCTGAGGGAATGATGGAAATTACACAATGGGGCGGTATCACTATCGCTCAAAATGAGGAAAGCTGTGTGGTTTTTGGAATGCCCCGAGAAGCGATCGCTCTGGGGGCGGCGAGCCACATTCTCCCGGTAGAGGCGATCGCTCCCTTGATTTTAAATATGATTAATTTGGGCATCAAGTCTTAA
- a CDS encoding hybrid sensor histidine kinase/response regulator, whose amino-acid sequence MIEDDELREVFKIASEEHLQKLDDGFLYLEQNPHDKGKIDELLREAHSLKGDAGMLGVKDVSTLAHQLEHLLGAINRGEDTFSHEMSDRMGQGLDAIRKLVTEAVTGEPCGVNAFYVLANLMGAKPEGETTPPTETQTAAVADSDESGDENLTAPTTTEDEEEEAETIPETEETPAPLDGFRKDEQTPENPEQGASPIIEVENPAPASRAVVPSSTYKIETIRVATRNLDALMTQTGELTVTKIRIAHRLAEIEEITNLLEEWSRDAFINRFALHDLEAKEGLSNGKGTMGQLQSYHQRTGDRLEVLSTLVNQLRTSIYEDMARLDLISDELEEGVRTLRLLPLSTIFNLFPRMVRDLAREQNKQIELVIEGGETRADKRILEEMKDPLMHILRNAVDHGIETPTERQKRAKPPKATIRLRGYQTATSVVIEVSDDGRGLDIEQIKQTAIKRGICQPEELVGMTIPQIQALIFTPGFSTRKSVTEVSGRGVGMDVVRTNVEHLKGTINVDSTSGRGSTFRIQLGTTLATAHVLIVAVDSISYAIPVEYVQTTLLVDDADIFAIEGRDTILFDDQPVSVMCLVDLLELQSNRNAIRGWNHQRKSQRDESERETTGDMLSVRLRENVRPWEANLSHDRNQSQPSKARSCIILRMGENRLGLFVDTLIDEQDVVLKPQSQLLRRVRNVAGATILGTGEVCMVLNPQDMIRSVRKNWKSSASISLSDSDELDLESDRPSVILLVEDSIATRTQEKRILEAAGYEVVTAVDGLDGLNKLKTRSFDAVISDIQMPNLDGLGFTAKIREHQEYSELPIILVTSLASDDDKRRGAEAGANAYITKGSFNQDILLQTLSRLV is encoded by the coding sequence ATGATTGAAGATGACGAATTGCGGGAAGTCTTTAAAATTGCCAGTGAGGAACATTTACAAAAACTTGATGATGGTTTTCTGTACCTAGAACAAAACCCTCACGATAAGGGGAAAATAGATGAACTGCTGCGGGAAGCTCACAGTTTGAAGGGAGATGCGGGAATGTTGGGGGTTAAGGATGTTTCTACCCTGGCTCACCAACTAGAACACCTGTTAGGGGCTATAAATAGGGGAGAGGATACGTTTTCCCATGAAATGAGCGATCGCATGGGTCAAGGACTTGATGCAATTCGGAAACTGGTGACAGAAGCTGTTACTGGGGAACCTTGCGGGGTTAACGCCTTTTATGTGTTAGCGAATTTAATGGGGGCGAAGCCAGAAGGGGAAACTACGCCACCCACAGAGACTCAGACGGCTGCTGTAGCTGATTCTGATGAGTCTGGGGATGAGAACCTGACAGCGCCAACAACCACGGAAGACGAGGAGGAAGAGGCGGAAACTATCCCAGAGACCGAAGAAACACCAGCCCCGCTAGATGGTTTCAGGAAGGATGAGCAAACCCCAGAGAACCCGGAACAAGGGGCTAGTCCAATTATTGAAGTAGAAAATCCAGCCCCTGCTAGTCGAGCAGTTGTCCCTAGTTCGACCTATAAAATTGAGACAATTCGGGTAGCGACACGAAACCTGGATGCTCTGATGACTCAAACGGGAGAGTTGACGGTAACTAAAATTCGCATTGCCCATAGGTTAGCAGAAATTGAGGAAATTACCAACCTATTGGAAGAATGGAGTCGGGATGCTTTTATCAATAGATTTGCTCTCCATGACCTGGAAGCTAAGGAGGGTTTATCTAATGGTAAGGGTACGATGGGACAATTACAAAGTTACCACCAAAGAACAGGCGATCGCTTAGAGGTTCTTAGCACATTAGTCAATCAGCTAAGAACTTCCATCTATGAAGATATGGCTCGTCTGGATTTAATTTCTGACGAACTAGAAGAGGGAGTGCGTACCCTGCGACTGTTACCCCTATCGACGATATTTAACCTATTTCCGCGCATGGTGCGGGATTTAGCTAGGGAACAGAATAAACAGATAGAATTGGTAATTGAGGGCGGCGAAACTAGGGCGGATAAACGCATCCTAGAGGAGATGAAAGACCCCCTAATGCACATTTTGCGTAATGCTGTTGATCATGGCATAGAAACTCCCACGGAACGTCAAAAAAGGGCAAAACCACCCAAGGCGACTATCCGCCTACGGGGATATCAAACGGCTACCAGTGTGGTGATTGAGGTGAGCGATGATGGCCGAGGTTTAGATATTGAGCAAATTAAACAAACCGCCATTAAACGGGGAATTTGTCAGCCAGAAGAATTGGTGGGAATGACTATCCCACAAATTCAAGCGTTGATTTTTACTCCCGGTTTTTCTACCCGTAAATCGGTGACAGAGGTTTCGGGGCGGGGTGTGGGTATGGATGTGGTTAGGACTAATGTTGAACACCTCAAAGGGACGATTAACGTTGATTCGACCTCTGGAAGGGGATCTACTTTCCGCATTCAATTGGGAACTACCCTGGCTACAGCCCATGTGTTGATTGTGGCGGTTGATAGCATTTCCTATGCGATTCCTGTAGAGTATGTGCAAACTACCCTATTGGTGGATGATGCGGATATTTTTGCCATTGAGGGTCGAGATACGATTCTTTTTGATGACCAACCTGTGTCGGTGATGTGTTTAGTGGACTTGCTAGAATTGCAATCTAACCGTAATGCTATCAGGGGTTGGAATCACCAACGGAAGTCTCAGCGAGATGAGTCGGAACGAGAAACAACAGGGGATATGCTATCGGTAAGGCTGAGGGAAAATGTCAGACCCTGGGAAGCTAATCTGAGCCATGACCGAAATCAATCTCAACCATCGAAGGCTAGATCTTGTATAATTCTAAGGATGGGGGAAAATCGACTAGGCCTATTCGTTGACACGCTTATTGATGAACAAGATGTTGTCCTCAAGCCCCAAAGCCAACTACTGCGACGAGTAAGGAACGTTGCTGGGGCGACTATTTTGGGCACGGGGGAAGTGTGTATGGTGCTTAATCCCCAAGATATGATTCGCTCGGTGCGGAAAAATTGGAAATCCTCGGCTTCTATTAGTCTTTCTGATTCAGATGAGTTGGATTTAGAAAGCGATCGCCCATCTGTTATTCTATTAGTGGAGGACTCCATTGCTACTCGCACTCAAGAAAAGCGTATTTTGGAAGCAGCAGGTTATGAGGTGGTTACAGCAGTCGATGGACTAGACGGATTAAATAAACTCAAAACTCGCTCCTTTGATGCGGTAATCTCCGACATCCAAATGCCTAATTTAGATGGTTTGGGATTCACTGCCAAAATCCGCGAACATCAAGAATATAGCGAGTTACCAATTATCTTGGTGACATCTCTTGCTTCTGATGACGATAAACGCCGGGGTGCTGAAGCGGGAGCTAATGCCTACATCACTAAAGGCTCATTTAACCAGGATATCCTCCTGCAAACTCTCAGCCGATTAGTTTGA
- a CDS encoding methyl-accepting chemotaxis protein — protein sequence MLMFKKLRYWIVGGYTIPIFLMIASATVVSVNVGRVQSEAQQLNVSRQIAEDIAEISWNLQAMSRTLRGYLIANNPTSINSWNQAKNDANQIIGSLTETMTDENQLKTMEEIRKQYDDLVEFHEGLIQIVGAGDIEAARQTWIANGIGIRVAEDTAKLIDQMKSREAELVNMRVASQSQALNNLLSSVWVSIGLAVIVSIILGSWIITTIVQKITQEANNIALAATEIATTIEEQERVAVQQAASVNETSTSMDELGASSRQCSEQASAASSGARQVLALAGSNRQEDTLDGSPSLREKMSQVQAQILRLSENLSQIYNITNLVSDLANQTNMLALNASVEAVRAGEHGKGFGVVASEIRKLADQSRKSAEKIGSLIADIQNSANSTVIVTEEGTKAVEKIIVSINDVAVNIQQISLNTKQQAMAVEQVIDAMNSLNTAAQETANGLAQSRAGTEQLNNTAQGLKNLV from the coding sequence ATGCTGATGTTTAAAAAGTTAAGATACTGGATTGTGGGAGGATATACTATTCCCATATTCCTGATGATTGCTAGTGCCACGGTGGTTTCTGTTAACGTCGGTCGGGTGCAAAGCGAAGCCCAGCAACTAAATGTATCTCGTCAAATAGCTGAAGATATTGCTGAGATATCCTGGAATCTTCAGGCTATGTCCAGAACCCTGAGAGGCTATTTGATTGCCAACAATCCTACATCTATAAATAGCTGGAATCAAGCCAAAAATGATGCTAATCAAATCATAGGTTCGTTAACAGAAACTATGACTGATGAAAATCAACTTAAAACCATGGAGGAAATTCGGAAACAGTATGATGATTTAGTCGAATTTCACGAGGGTCTAATCCAAATAGTAGGGGCTGGTGACATAGAAGCAGCTCGTCAAACCTGGATAGCAAATGGCATAGGGATCAGAGTTGCTGAGGATACTGCTAAGTTAATTGATCAGATGAAGAGTCGGGAAGCGGAACTGGTAAATATGCGAGTAGCCAGCCAAAGCCAAGCTCTGAATAATCTGTTATCATCTGTGTGGGTTAGTATTGGTCTAGCGGTGATAGTTTCGATTATTTTAGGAAGTTGGATTATCACTACTATTGTTCAGAAAATTACCCAAGAAGCCAATAACATCGCCCTAGCAGCTACGGAGATTGCTACTACTATTGAAGAACAGGAAAGGGTGGCTGTTCAACAGGCTGCTTCTGTGAATGAAACTAGCACGAGTATGGATGAGTTGGGGGCTTCCTCCCGTCAGTGTTCTGAACAGGCTTCTGCTGCGTCTTCGGGAGCGCGTCAGGTGCTGGCTTTGGCGGGAAGTAATCGCCAAGAAGATACATTAGATGGTAGTCCGAGTTTGCGGGAAAAAATGTCACAGGTTCAGGCTCAAATCCTGCGTTTGAGTGAAAACCTCAGCCAGATATATAATATTACTAATTTGGTTAGTGATTTAGCTAATCAAACTAATATGCTGGCTTTGAATGCTTCGGTGGAAGCGGTCAGAGCAGGGGAACATGGTAAAGGTTTCGGGGTGGTGGCTAGTGAAATCCGCAAATTAGCTGATCAAAGTCGCAAGTCGGCGGAAAAAATTGGCTCTCTAATTGCTGATATTCAAAATTCGGCTAATTCTACTGTGATAGTAACGGAAGAGGGGACGAAGGCTGTGGAAAAAATTATCGTTTCTATCAATGATGTGGCGGTGAATATTCAACAAATTTCTCTGAATACTAAACAACAGGCGATGGCGGTAGAGCAGGTGATTGATGCGATGAATAGCCTAAATACTGCGGCGCAAGAAACAGCGAACGGTTTGGCTCAAAGTCGAGCAGGTACTGAGCAACTTAATAATACCGCCCAGGGCTTAAAAAATCTGGTTTAG
- a CDS encoding R3H domain-containing nucleic acid-binding protein: MQITDDLNRLLDIVPPTVRKNLINHPERECLIEIVMDLGRLPEARFPSNAEYLSQQPVTWDDLGHCISRIGEFSGDNRAGIEKTLHRISAIRNRTGKIIGLTCRVGRAVFGKIGMIRDLVETGGSILMLGRPGVGKTTALREIARVLADELHKRVVIIDTSNEIAGDGDIPHPAIGRARRMQVASPELQHQVMIEAVENHMPEVIVIDEIGTELEALAARTISERGVQLIGTAHGNRIENLMKNPTLADLIGGIQAVTLGDDEARRRGSQKTVLERKAPPTFDIAIEMLERERWVVHESVSTTVDGLLRGMQPTLQVRQMNDRGEVTVTQERYSTPAARNAVPAGASTGSSRPLPPLSAPGLGGLRASGKMMPLPTSTTVREGSAPENKPATQEFEQLLNASFDSQGLGDDNGLDLGDNGFNEDDLPLHIYPYAIARYQIDQVIRTLMLPVVVTKDIDSADVVLALRSHIRNQSKLRQMAKNRHIPIHTVKSGSPPQIAKALHRLLHRSDPSTPEVPDLTLFASGNSSDELEALEEARLAVEEIVIPKGQPVELLPRSPKVRKMQHELVEHYRLKSNSFGEEPNRRIRIYPA, translated from the coding sequence TATCCCAACAGCCTGTTACCTGGGATGACTTGGGCCATTGCATATCCCGCATTGGTGAGTTTAGCGGTGACAACCGAGCCGGTATTGAAAAAACCCTACACCGGATTAGTGCCATTCGCAACCGCACCGGGAAAATTATCGGCTTAACCTGTCGAGTTGGTCGCGCCGTATTTGGCAAAATCGGCATGATCCGAGACTTGGTAGAAACCGGAGGCTCAATTTTGATGCTAGGTCGTCCTGGTGTCGGCAAAACTACTGCCCTGCGAGAAATTGCCCGCGTCCTAGCTGATGAACTCCATAAACGGGTCGTAATTATCGATACATCTAACGAAATTGCCGGGGATGGAGATATTCCGCACCCCGCCATTGGACGAGCCAGACGTATGCAGGTAGCCAGTCCAGAACTGCAACATCAGGTCATGATCGAGGCGGTGGAAAACCATATGCCCGAAGTGATTGTCATTGACGAAATAGGCACAGAATTGGAAGCCCTCGCCGCCCGCACAATTTCCGAGCGGGGTGTGCAATTAATCGGAACCGCCCACGGTAACCGCATTGAAAACCTGATGAAGAACCCCACTTTAGCAGATCTGATTGGCGGAATTCAAGCCGTCACTCTGGGAGATGATGAAGCACGGCGGCGGGGTTCTCAAAAAACCGTTTTGGAACGTAAGGCTCCCCCAACTTTTGATATTGCCATAGAAATGTTGGAACGGGAACGTTGGGTTGTCCATGAGTCGGTATCAACTACTGTTGATGGTTTGCTGCGGGGAATGCAGCCGACTTTACAGGTCAGACAAATGAACGATCGCGGTGAAGTCACTGTTACCCAAGAACGTTATAGCACCCCCGCCGCTCGGAATGCGGTGCCAGCAGGAGCATCTACTGGTTCATCCCGACCCTTACCCCCTTTGTCTGCACCGGGTTTGGGGGGTCTGCGGGCTTCCGGGAAAATGATGCCACTTCCCACTAGCACTACTGTTCGCGAAGGGTCTGCGCCGGAAAATAAACCCGCCACCCAGGAATTTGAACAGTTGCTGAATGCCTCCTTTGATAGTCAAGGATTGGGGGATGACAATGGTTTGGATCTGGGGGATAATGGATTTAATGAGGATGATTTGCCTCTGCATATCTATCCCTATGCGATCGCTCGCTATCAGATAGATCAGGTGATTCGCACTCTGATGTTGCCTGTGGTGGTGACTAAGGATATTGACAGTGCTGATGTCGTCTTGGCTTTGCGATCGCATATTCGCAATCAGTCCAAGCTGCGACAAATGGCAAAAAATCGCCATATACCCATTCACACCGTTAAATCTGGCAGTCCCCCTCAGATTGCTAAGGCTCTGCATCGGTTACTACACAGGTCAGATCCTAGCACTCCAGAAGTTCCTGATCTGACTCTGTTTGCTTCCGGGAATTCCTCTGATGAACTCGAAGCCTTAGAGGAAGCCAGACTAGCAGTAGAGGAAATTGTCATTCCCAAGGGTCAACCTGTGGAACTTTTACCTCGTTCCCCAAAAGTGCGAAAAATGCAGCATGAACTGGTCGAACACTATCGCCTGAAATCTAACAGTTTCGGCGAGGAACCCAACCGCCGGATCAGGATTTATCCAGCATAG
- a CDS encoding CheR family methyltransferase, which yields MIQQLIQLIATMTGLHIRPQDYGTFSQKIWRRVQQLHLSSLNEYYNLLTAANTESQTEWSELMPLLTTTETYFFRDRGQFKLLREVILPELIAARKSSKTLRLWSAGCSTGEEAYSLAILVQQLLPDWSNWLIEITGTDVNEVALQRARDGVYSHWSFRMVDPEVQRQYFYPQGQNWLVNPAAKSLVRFLKLNLVSDNCTNAIASLGKIDLILCRNVFVYFEKPYIVQVLRKFYQVLRPGGYLMTAHAEIQGLLLDEFKACIFPESVIYQREKPPQNLSVSSPNVSLNHRQPLSPLLNRAYYHPNGSRLPSPSQPPANHGQQKQGNLSTLSIVPPPISAIPTASEQAIAISQSLEEAKKLINQKAYNEALKKVQEFVANHPQNFDAHYLMAKIYANSGQHDQAILHCQKALEIQSLSIEPYYILLHIAQEQGDLQNAKIFSKRIIYLSDVSASSICAHLELATVHEREGNLPQAKKLYLTALSLLNTVPAHLPVPYLGEILGGDLKAYLQQKLNLILY from the coding sequence ATGATTCAACAGCTTATTCAACTAATTGCTACCATGACTGGGCTACATATTCGACCCCAGGATTATGGGACTTTCTCCCAAAAAATTTGGCGACGGGTTCAGCAACTACATCTTTCTAGTTTGAATGAATACTATAATTTGCTCACCGCCGCCAATACCGAGAGTCAAACCGAATGGTCGGAATTGATGCCTTTGTTGACCACCACGGAAACCTACTTTTTTCGCGATCGCGGTCAGTTTAAGTTATTGCGTGAGGTCATACTACCCGAGTTGATCGCCGCCCGAAAATCCTCTAAAACTCTGCGTTTGTGGAGTGCTGGATGTTCTACCGGGGAAGAAGCCTACTCTTTAGCTATTTTAGTGCAACAGTTGCTCCCAGACTGGTCAAATTGGTTAATTGAGATTACCGGAACTGATGTTAATGAAGTCGCCCTACAACGCGCTAGAGATGGCGTATATAGCCATTGGTCTTTTCGCATGGTTGACCCCGAGGTGCAACGTCAATATTTCTATCCCCAAGGACAGAATTGGTTAGTTAATCCCGCCGCTAAAAGTTTGGTTAGGTTCCTGAAACTTAACTTGGTGAGTGATAATTGTACCAATGCGATCGCCAGTCTTGGTAAAATCGATTTAATTTTATGTAGAAATGTTTTTGTTTATTTCGAGAAACCCTATATTGTACAGGTTCTGAGAAAATTCTATCAGGTACTTAGGCCCGGTGGGTATCTGATGACAGCCCATGCAGAAATTCAGGGATTATTACTTGATGAGTTTAAAGCCTGCATTTTTCCAGAGTCCGTGATTTATCAACGGGAAAAACCTCCCCAAAATCTCTCTGTATCCTCCCCCAATGTCTCCCTAAACCATCGCCAGCCTTTATCCCCGTTGCTAAATCGAGCCTATTATCACCCCAATGGTAGCCGTTTACCATCCCCTTCTCAACCTCCCGCCAATCACGGTCAACAGAAACAAGGTAATCTCTCGACTTTATCGATTGTACCGCCACCCATTTCCGCGATACCCACTGCATCAGAACAGGCGATCGCCATTAGTCAAAGCCTCGAAGAAGCCAAAAAGCTCATCAACCAAAAAGCCTATAATGAAGCCCTCAAAAAAGTTCAAGAATTTGTCGCTAACCATCCCCAAAATTTTGATGCTCATTATTTAATGGCGAAAATTTATGCCAATAGCGGACAGCATGATCAGGCAATTTTACATTGTCAAAAAGCCTTGGAAATTCAGTCATTGTCCATTGAACCTTATTATATTTTGTTGCACATTGCCCAGGAGCAAGGGGACTTACAAAACGCTAAAATTTTCTCCAAAAGAATCATCTATTTATCCGATGTTTCTGCTTCGTCAATTTGCGCTCATCTCGAATTAGCAACTGTCCACGAAAGGGAAGGAAATTTACCCCAAGCCAAAAAACTGTACTTAACTGCATTATCCCTGTTAAATACAGTTCCTGCTCATCTTCCTGTACCCTATTTAGGGGAAATTTTAGGAGGAGACTTAAAGGCTTATCTCCAACAAAAATTAAATCTGATTTTGTATTAA